The window ATCCGCCAACTGTTGATAACCCACGCAGTGGCTGTGCAGGAAGGCTTCATCCTGCGCGCCCAGCCGCTGGATTTCGTAAGCCAGCGCCAACATCAGCGCCACGTCGGTATTCGGCCGGATCGGGATCCATTCCGCATTGACGAACTCGGGGCAGTCGTCGCGCATCGGGCTGATGTTGATCACCGGCGTGCCCTTGCGCGCCAGCTTTTGCAGCCAGGGCTTGAGCGCATGCTCCGCCGCGCCGCCGGAAGACACTTGGGCGTTTTTCAGCGCCAACCCGCCAAACGCCACAAACAGTTCGCAGTGCTCCACCACGCTTGGCCAACTGGTGACGCGCCCGGTCAACGGCGAGAAAGTGCCGATCACATACGGCAGGAAAAACTGCGCCGCGCCCCAGCTGTAGTTGCCCTGCTGATCGACGCCGCCGCCGCCGCTGAAGTAGAACCGCCGCACCAGCGAGCGGGCATGGTGCAGCCGCCCGGCCGACGACCAGCCATAAGAGCCGGTAAACAGCCCGGAGGCACCGTAGCGATCGCGCACCCGGCGATTCTCCTGCGCCACCAAATCGAGCGCGAACTCCCAATCCACCTCGACGAAATCTTCCCTGCCGCGCAGCGTACGGTCGCTGCCCTCGCGCTTTTGCAGCCACGAGCGGCGCACCGCCGGCTTGCGGATGCGTTTGTCGGAGTAGACCATCGGGACGATGGAATCGAGCAGCGGCGAAGGATCGGGATCGTCGACGAAGGGTTCACAACGGATAAGCCGGCCGTCTTCAACCACGGCGGTATAAGCGCCCCAATGGGCGAGCTGCGGATAGCGTTTAATGGACATGGCGTTCTCGGCGCAAATCGGAATGCACAGACGTTACCTCAGCCCGCCGCCAGTGCCAACGTACAAATTGCGCTATCGTTCGGTCGTCGATGGTTATGCGTACAGACTCGAAGAGATTCTGCAACGGCCGCCACAAGTTGCGCACGAGACCGCTTGCAGCCCCGGTTTTTTTCCGCAAAACTGGGGGATGTAAGCGATTACCCAGGATGTGTTGACTGATATGGCTACGATAAAGGATGTTGCCAGGCTGGCGGGGGTTTCCGTGGCCACGGTATCCCGCGTGATAAACAATTCCCCCAAGGCCAGCGAAGGGTCGCGCACCGCGGTGCAGGCCGCCATGGAACAGCTGCAGTATCACCCTAACGCCAACGCACGAGCGCTGGCGCAGCAATCCACCGAGACGCTGGGCCTGATCGTCTCCGACGTTTCCGATCCCTTCTTCGGCGCGATGGTCAAGGCGGTCGAGCAGGTGGCCTACGCCACCCACAATTTTCTGCTGATTGGCAACGGTTACCACGACGCCGAAAAAGAGCGTCAGGCGATTGAACAGCTGGTGCGGCACCGCTGCGAAGCGCTGGTGGTGCACGCCAAAAGGCTGAGCGATCAGGAACTTTGCGGCTGGATGCAACAGATCCCGGGCATGGTGCTGATCAACCGCACGCTGCCGGGCTTCGAAACGCGCTGCGTGGCGCTCGACGATCGCTACGGCGCCTGGCTGGCGACCCGTCATCTGATCCAGCAAGGGCATCAGCGCATTGCCATCATCTGCTCCACCCACCAGATTTCCGACGCCACCGACCGGCTGCAGGGCTATCTCGACGCGCTGCGTGAACACGGCATCGCGGTGGATGAAAAGCTGATCGCCTATGGCGAACCGGACGAGATCGGCGGCGAACAGGCGATGACAGAATTGCTCGGCCGCGGCCGTTCGTTCTCCGCCATTACCTGCTACAACGATCCGATGGCCGCCGGCGCGCTGTCGGTGCTGAGCGATAACAGCGTCGACGTACCGGGGGAGATTTCGCTGATCGGTTTCGACGACGTGCTGATTTCGCGCTATCTTCGGCCGCGCCTGACCACCATTCGCTACCCGATTGTGGCGATGGCGACCCAGGCGGCGGAGCTGGCCCTGGCCTTGGCCAATCGCCAACCGCTGCCGGAAATCACCAACATGTTCAGCCCGACGCTGGTGCGCCGCCACTCGGTCGCCACCCTCAACAACGCGCACGAACAGCCGTAATCATGCCGCCGCATAACGCTGTGAAGCGGGCGCCAGGCGCCCGCCCGCTGATCAGATAAGTTCCAGCGCGATCAGTTCTTCGATGGTTTGGCGGCGGCGGATCAATCGCGGCTCGCCGTTTTCGAACAGCACTTCAGGCAACAGCGGACGGCTGTTGTAGTTGGAGGACATCGACGCGCCGTAGGCGCCGGTATCGTGAAACACCAGATAATCGCCGATCTGCACCGGCGGCAGCTCTCGGGTTTCCACGCCGCCGCCCGCCTGCTGGGTGAACACGTCGCCGGATTCGCACAGCGGCCCGGCGATCACCGTTTCGCGCAGCGCTTGCCCCGAGGTATCGCGCCCATCGGCCGGCAACAGCGAAATATGGTGGTAACTGCCGTACATCGCCGGGCGCATCAGATCGTTAAAACCGGCGTCCACCAGCACGAAGTGGCGGCTGCCCATGTCTTTCACCGCCCGCACCTCGGCCACCAAGACGCCCGCTTCCGCCATCAGGAAACGCCCGGGTTCAATCTCCAACTGCACCGGATGCCCCAGATGCGCGGCGATGCGTTCACGCGCCCGATTCCACAAACCGAAATAATGTTCGGTATCGATCGCCTCTTCGCCGTACTGATACGGGATAGACAGGCCGCCGCCGGCGGAAATGGCGCTGATGTCATGACCGAGATCGATCACCTGCTGCACCATCGCATCGCAGACGCGCTCCAGATGCTGGTAATCGACGCCGGAACCGATGTGCATGTGCACGCCGATCAGTTGCAGGCCATAGCGGCGGATCCTCTCCACCGCCTGCGGCAGGTCGGCATACCAGATGCCGTGCTTGCTGTTCTCGCCGCCGGTGTTGGTTTTCTGGCTGTGGCCGTGGCCAAATCCCGGGTTAACGCGCAGCCACACCGGATGCCCTGCGGAAACCTGGCCGAGCTGATCCAGCATGTCGATGGAACCGGCGTTAACCGGGATCTTCAATGCGCTGACGCGCGCCAGCGTGGCGTGATCCAACACGTCCGCGGTAAACACGATCTCGCTCGGTTCGCCGCCCGGCTGAAAACCGGCCTGCAGCGCCCGTTCGATCTCGCCCAGCGACACCGAATCCACCTTCACGCCCTGCTCGCGCATCAAGCGCAAAATATGAATGTTCGAACAGGCCTTCTGCGCGAAACGAATGGTGTCGAAATGGCGCAGCTGAGCGATGCGCTGGCTGATGATGTCCGCATCATAAGCCCAGACCGGGCAGCCGAAACGCTGCGGCAAAGCCAGCAGGTTAGCGGCGTTCAACGCGGTGGAGGTGTCGTGCAACGGGCGTGGCATGGCGAGATTCCCAATTCGAAAATGACGGCAGATAAAGCCATAGTGCCGCACGCTGAATCGAGTGGAAAATATCTATTTAGCCGTAGTCTATTCATTTATGATATGGCTTTCTCTACAGTCGAGCGGCCTCGCCATGCACAGTATCTCTTTGCGGCAAATCGAAATCTTTCGGGCGGTGATGACCACCGGCAACCTGACCGAGGCGGCGGCCCTGCTGCAAACCTCGCAACCGACCGTCAGCCGCGAGCTGGCGCGCTTTGAAAAGCTGATTCGGCTGCAGCTGTTCGACCGGGTGCGCGGGCGTTTGTCCCCTACCGTGCAAGGGTTACGGTTGTTCGAAGAGGTGCAACGCTCCTATTACGGTCTCGATCGCATCGTCAACGCCGCCGCCGGCATCCGCCAGTTTCAGCAGGCGCAGCTGTCGATCGTGTGCCTGCCGGTATTTTCCCAATCGCTGCTGCCGGCGGTGTGCCAGCCCTTTATCGAACGTTATCCGGAAGTCAGCTTCAGCGTGATCCCGCAAGAGTCGCCGCTGCTGGAAGAGTGGCTGTCTGCCCAGCGCCACGATCTTGGGCTGACGGAAACCACCCTCACGCCGGCGGGCACCGAACGGGTGACGCTGATGACGTTGAACGAAGTGTGCGTGCTGCCGACGGGCCACCCGCTGCTGGTAAAAGACCAGCTGACGCCGCAGGACTTCGCCGGGCAGAACTTCATCAGCCTGTCGAGCACCGACAGCTATCGTCACTTGCTGGATGCGCTGTTCGCCGAGCAAGGCGTCGAGCGCCGCATGGTGATGGAAACGCACAGTGCGGCGTCAGTGTGCGCCATGGTGAGAGCCGGCGTGGGGGTGTCGATCGTTAACCCGCTGACGGCGCTCGACTATGCCGGCAACGGCGTGCACGTGCGGCCCTTCAGCATCGACGTGCCGTTCACCGTCAGCCTGATCCGGCCGCTGCACCGCCCTTCATCGGCGCTGGTCACGGCCTTTATCGACCATTTGCATCAGCAGGCGGCACGCTTCTCCGCCCGGCTGGCCGCCGCTGTCAGGCGCTGAAAGCGGCGTGGGAATATTGCCGAGGCCTTAGCGCAGCGTCGCCTGCCACTGCGGATCGGTGGCAAACCACTCCACCAGAAAGTCCAGCATGGTGCGCAAGGTGGCGGGCATCTGGCGACGCGAGGTGTAGATGCCGTAGATGCCCATCGACTGCGGCCGGTAATCCGGCAACAATTCGACCAGTTCGCCGCTGGCCAGCAGCGGGGCCGCCGAATAGTAGGGCTGCATGGAAATGCCCGCGCCCTGCACCGTGCCGGCCATCAACACCACCGACTCATTGGCGCTCAGGTTGCCGCTGACCGCCACCGCCGATTTCACTCCCTGAGCATCGAAGTGCCACAGGCTTTTGCCGAAATAGGAGTAGGTCAGGCAGTTGTGCAACGCCAGATCCTGCGGTTGGCGCGGGGTGCCGTGTGCCGCCAGATACGCCGGCGCGGCGCACACCACCGATGCGCAGGTGGACAGCGGACGGGCGATCAGGTTGGGATCCAGCTCGTTGGTGATGCGCAGCGCCAGATCGATGCGCTCTTCCACCAGGTTCACCGCCCGGTTGTTCATCTGCAGATCGACCGCCACCTGCGGGTGACGCTTCAGATACTGAGCGACCGCCCCCACCAGCGCCGTTTGCCCGAGCGACTGCGAACAGGTGATGCGCAGCAGGCCGCGCAGTTCGTCGCTCTGCCCTTCCTCCACCAGATCGATTTCCCCCGCCAGCGCCAACATTTGTCGGCAACGTTCCAGAGTACGCTCACCGGCGTCGGTCAGACTAAGCTTACGGGTAGTGCGGTGCAGTAAACGCGCCCCGGCCCATTGCTCCATCTGCGCCAGGTAGCGCGTCACCATCGCGCGCGACATCTCCAGCGTTTCCGCGGCGGCGATCATGCTGCCGCGATCGACGATGGTGACAAAAACCTCAGCGGCGGTAATGCGATCCATGATTAGTCCGATTTATGCAACGAATAATTGCTTATTATCCGGTTTTTCTATCGCTTTATGCAACCTAACATCGTTACAACATTAACCGATACCTAAGGACCTCTGCCCATGTTTAAGAAATCACTGTTAACTCTGGCCTTCACCGGCGTCGCCACACTGAGCACTTACGCCACCGCTGCCGATACCCTGACCATGGAAGTGTATAACCCGGGCGAGAAAAGCGTGTTCCCGGTGTCTTCCGAAATCGTCAGCGGCCAACACGAAGTGGCGCTGATTGACGCTCAGTTCCAGCGTAACGATGCCGAAGAGCTGGTGAAAAAGATCAAGGCGACCGGCAAGAAGCTGACCACCGTCTACATCAGCCACTCAGACCCGGATTTCTATTTCGGTCTGGACGTGATTAAGGCGGCCTTCCCGGAGGCGAAAATCATCGCTTCGCCAGGCACCATCAAGGACATCAACGCCACCAAAGACGGCAAAGTCGCCTATTGGGGCCCGATCCTGAAAGACAACGCGCCGAAAACCGTGATCGTGCCGCAGCCGCTGCAGGGCGACAGCTTCACCATCGACGGCCAGAAAGTGGAAGTGAAAGGCCTGAACGGCCCGACCCCCGATCGCACCTTCGTCTGGATCCCGGCGCTGAAAGCGGTCGTGGGCGGCGTCGCGGTCGCCGGTGACAATATCCATCCGTGGATCGCCGACAACCAGACCGAGGAATCGCGCCAGCACTGGCAGCAGACGCTGAAAAACATCGAAGCGCTGAAGCCGCAGGTCGTCGTGCCGGGCCACTTCCTGCCAGGCGCCGCGCAAACGCTGGCATCGGTGCACTTTACCCAGAAATACCTGACCACGCTGGAAGCCGAACTGCCGAAGGCCAAGGACTCCGCCGCGCTGATTGAAGCGATGAAAAAGCACTACCCGACGCTGAAAGACGAATCGAGCCTGGAACTGAGCGCAAAAGTGCTGAAAGGCGAGATGAAGTGGCCGCAATAAGCGCCCCTGCGTGATTGAACCAGCCCCGGCGCCGCGGCGAGTTGCCGCGCGCCAAGCGAGGAGTAAAGATGACCGAAACCACGTTACATTACATTTTCGATCCGCTGTGTGGCTGGTGCTATGGCGCCGCGCCGCTGGTGAAAGCGGCTCAGAGCCTCCCCGGGCTGAAGATCGTGCCGCACGCCGGCGGCATGATGACCGGCAACAATCGCCGCCAGATCACCGACGAGTGGCGCAACTATGTCATTCCGCACGACAAACGCATCGCCGAAATGACGGGCCAGCCGTTCGGCGAAGCCTATTTCAACGGCCTGCTGCGCGACACCACGGCGGTGATGGATTCCGAACCGCCGATCACCGCTATCCTGGCGGCGGAAAAGCTGTCTGGACGCGGGCTGGACATGTTGCACCGCATTCAGCAGGCGCACTATAAGGAAGGTCGGCGCATCGCCGACACGCCGGTGCTGGAAGCGTTGGCGAAAGAGCTGGGGTTGCCTTCGGCGGCGTTTATCGCCGAAATGCGCTTCAACAGCGGCGCACCGACCGCGCAACACATCGCGGAAAGCCGGGCGCTGCTCGCCAAAGTGCAAGGCCAGGGCTTCCCGACCTTTGCGCTGCAGGACAGCGAAGGCCGCCTGCATCTGCTGCCGGCCGGGAACTATCTGGGCAATGTGGAAGCCTGGAAGAACCTGCTGGGCGCCGCCGCGCTGGCGTAACCCTTCTCGCCCCGCTCGCCGGGGCGAGTCATTCGACCCGCACGAACCGCCCTTCCGCCCGCACGTTGTGACCGAACCCG of the Serratia marcescens subsp. marcescens ATCC 13880 genome contains:
- the galR gene encoding HTH-type transcriptional regulator GalR, which gives rise to MATIKDVARLAGVSVATVSRVINNSPKASEGSRTAVQAAMEQLQYHPNANARALAQQSTETLGLIVSDVSDPFFGAMVKAVEQVAYATHNFLLIGNGYHDAEKERQAIEQLVRHRCEALVVHAKRLSDQELCGWMQQIPGMVLINRTLPGFETRCVALDDRYGAWLATRHLIQQGHQRIAIICSTHQISDATDRLQGYLDALREHGIAVDEKLIAYGEPDEIGGEQAMTELLGRGRSFSAITCYNDPMAAGALSVLSDNSVDVPGEISLIGFDDVLISRYLRPRLTTIRYPIVAMATQAAELALALANRQPLPEITNMFSPTLVRRHSVATLNNAHEQP
- the lysA gene encoding diaminopimelate decarboxylase encodes the protein MPRPLHDTSTALNAANLLALPQRFGCPVWAYDADIISQRIAQLRHFDTIRFAQKACSNIHILRLMREQGVKVDSVSLGEIERALQAGFQPGGEPSEIVFTADVLDHATLARVSALKIPVNAGSIDMLDQLGQVSAGHPVWLRVNPGFGHGHSQKTNTGGENSKHGIWYADLPQAVERIRRYGLQLIGVHMHIGSGVDYQHLERVCDAMVQQVIDLGHDISAISAGGGLSIPYQYGEEAIDTEHYFGLWNRARERIAAHLGHPVQLEIEPGRFLMAEAGVLVAEVRAVKDMGSRHFVLVDAGFNDLMRPAMYGSYHHISLLPADGRDTSGQALRETVIAGPLCESGDVFTQQAGGGVETRELPPVQIGDYLVFHDTGAYGASMSSNYNSRPLLPEVLFENGEPRLIRRRQTIEELIALELI
- a CDS encoding LysR family transcriptional regulator translates to MHSISLRQIEIFRAVMTTGNLTEAAALLQTSQPTVSRELARFEKLIRLQLFDRVRGRLSPTVQGLRLFEEVQRSYYGLDRIVNAAAGIRQFQQAQLSIVCLPVFSQSLLPAVCQPFIERYPEVSFSVIPQESPLLEEWLSAQRHDLGLTETTLTPAGTERVTLMTLNEVCVLPTGHPLLVKDQLTPQDFAGQNFISLSSTDSYRHLLDALFAEQGVERRMVMETHSAASVCAMVRAGVGVSIVNPLTALDYAGNGVHVRPFSIDVPFTVSLIRPLHRPSSALVTAFIDHLHQQAARFSARLAAAVRR
- a CDS encoding LysR family transcriptional regulator, with translation MDRITAAEVFVTIVDRGSMIAAAETLEMSRAMVTRYLAQMEQWAGARLLHRTTRKLSLTDAGERTLERCRQMLALAGEIDLVEEGQSDELRGLLRITCSQSLGQTALVGAVAQYLKRHPQVAVDLQMNNRAVNLVEERIDLALRITNELDPNLIARPLSTCASVVCAAPAYLAAHGTPRQPQDLALHNCLTYSYFGKSLWHFDAQGVKSAVAVSGNLSANESVVLMAGTVQGAGISMQPYYSAAPLLASGELVELLPDYRPQSMGIYGIYTSRRQMPATLRTMLDFLVEWFATDPQWQATLR
- a CDS encoding MBL fold metallo-hydrolase, whose product is MFKKSLLTLAFTGVATLSTYATAADTLTMEVYNPGEKSVFPVSSEIVSGQHEVALIDAQFQRNDAEELVKKIKATGKKLTTVYISHSDPDFYFGLDVIKAAFPEAKIIASPGTIKDINATKDGKVAYWGPILKDNAPKTVIVPQPLQGDSFTIDGQKVEVKGLNGPTPDRTFVWIPALKAVVGGVAVAGDNIHPWIADNQTEESRQHWQQTLKNIEALKPQVVVPGHFLPGAAQTLASVHFTQKYLTTLEAELPKAKDSAALIEAMKKHYPTLKDESSLELSAKVLKGEMKWPQ
- a CDS encoding DsbA family protein, with the translated sequence MTETTLHYIFDPLCGWCYGAAPLVKAAQSLPGLKIVPHAGGMMTGNNRRQITDEWRNYVIPHDKRIAEMTGQPFGEAYFNGLLRDTTAVMDSEPPITAILAAEKLSGRGLDMLHRIQQAHYKEGRRIADTPVLEALAKELGLPSAAFIAEMRFNSGAPTAQHIAESRALLAKVQGQGFPTFALQDSEGRLHLLPAGNYLGNVEAWKNLLGAAALA